The Dermacentor albipictus isolate Rhodes 1998 colony chromosome 2, USDA_Dalb.pri_finalv2, whole genome shotgun sequence genome has a segment encoding these proteins:
- the LOC139056303 gene encoding E3 ubiquitin-protein ligase LRSAM1-like, protein MSVAGNQVAVGMPLFKKSKESDDHRTKLQRKLYIAQESPDNTFDLSECALSDVPSGVFSKCRVFRKTTLILRNNKLTSISGGGSLKDLCDITVLDLESNLLAKLPDEFGFLRSLVALNLKGNALKKLPGSFANLASLQSLNLGNNKLKDFPLPILRLRKLQHLDIAQNAITRLPNNFFELRSLRSFVLDSCNFTFPDAEVCGQPLESLMLHLCNLAGVEYVPPLDEPDTNDCKGDAAATTAFIGFDLEDQYKQFEERRERRHQELLQMEEELRDSAMNHAAVSEVTRKRKQELLLEIAREQDTLEDAILDVQSRKDLEKQKLVSLLLHLEHHSAELIHQISNDMKLKNSEVLARALEQEQLEMKELFDMQQQEIDASRRKEVLRSMAEMLHQEEQQRLYRQAKDSIVKGIQEEEAACDELLRGAIFSKTKQQDETICRIIDEERYQMEAFKALQLRNDYMHCHLMQQITLIEKELKRLTDVELKKRDFKVMAELDILSKHRVELAFLLSQLLDEKAVREKQLQDQLKAIEAHRRQEINDFWLIQYQKLLDRKPQDICYLDEQLDSRIRDILHLANASHYATLFASKNVDWEHFVQLEWKDFRSLGINSDTVIQMLLSTKDHYLDENPAAKPSAPSPEQSPLDEKAAADACSSTLQVCALRLWCSSECVICFEVTRLLIFVPCGHVCCCEQCSVGVNQCPLCRADVEGKLSAA, encoded by the coding sequence ATGTCTGTCGCCGGGAACCAAGTAGCTGTAGGTATGCCACTGTTCAAGAAGTCCAAGGAGTCCGACGATCATCGAACCAAGTTGCAGAGAAAACTGTATATCGCCCAGGAAAGTCCGGACAACACTTTCGATTTATCGGAGTGCGCACTCAGTGACGTGCCGTCCGGTGTGTTTTCCAAGTGCCGTGTGTTTCGCAAGACGACCTTGATACTGCGAAACAACAAACTGACTTCTATTAGTGGAGGAGGTTCATTAAAGGACCTTTGTGACATCACAGTGCTAGACTTGGAAAGCAACCTCTTGGCGAAATTACCCGACGAGTTCGGTTTCCTTCGCAGCTTGGTTGCGCTCAACCTAAAGGGCAACGCCCTGAAGAAATTACCTGGAAGCTTTGCAAACTTGGCGAGTTTGCAGTCGTTGAACCTTGGGAACAACAAGTTAAAAGACTTTCCGCTACCGATTCTCCGACTGCGAAAGCTTCAGCACTTAGATATAGCGCAAAATGCCATCACGAGACTGCCGAACAACTTCTTCGAACTGCGGTCGCTGCGTTCGTTCGTCTTGGACAGCTGCAACTTCACCTTTCCCGACGCCGAGGTTTGCGGGCAGCCACTCGAATCTCTCATGCTGCACTTGTGCAATCTTGCAGGCGTCGAATATGTCCCGCCGCTTGATGAACCCGACACGAACGACTGCAAAGGCGACGCCGCAGCAACCACAGCGTTCATTGGGTTTGACCTGGAAGACCAGTACAAGCAGTTTGAAGAGCGGAGAGAGAGGCGCCACCAAGAGCTGTTACAAATGGAAGAGGAGCTACGGGACAGCGCAATGAATCATGCAGCAGTCTCGGAAGTCACGAGAAAACGCAAACAAGAGCTGCTGCTTGAAATAGCACGGGAACAGGACACATTGGAAGACGCCATTCTAGATGTGCAAAGCAGGAAAGATTTGGAAAAGCAAAAGCTTGTATCGCTACTGCTGCACTTGGAACATCACTCGGCTGAGCTTATTCACCAAATCTCCAATGATATGAAGTTGAAGAATTCTGAAGTGCTGGCACGTGCTTTGGAACAGGAACAACTGGAAATGAAGGAACTCTTCGATATGCAACAGCAAGAAATTGACGCTTCTCGACGCAAGGAGGTCCTGCGTTCAATGGCTGAAATGCTCCACCAGGAAGAACAGCAACGTCTCTATAGACAAGCCAAAGACAGCATTGTTAAAGGAATCCAGGAAGAGGAAGCAGCTTGTGATGAGTTGCTGAGAGGTGCTATATTCTCTAAAACGAAGCAGCAGGATGAGACCATTTGTCGCATTATCGATGAAGAGAGATATCAAATGGAGGCCTTCAAAGCACTTCAGTTGAGAAATGATTACATGCATTGTCACTTAATGCAGCAAATTACGCTGATTGAGAAAGAGTTAAAGAGATTAACAGATGTTGAGTTGAAGAAACGGGATTTCAAAGTTATGGCTGAACTTGACATCCTTTCAAAGCATCGTGTTGAACTAGCATTTCTTCTTTCACAGTTGCTTGATGAAAAAGCTGTACGGGAGAAGCAATTGCAAGATCAACTAAAGGCAATAGAAGCTCACAGAAGGCAAGAAATTAATGATTTTTGGTTGATACAATACCAGAAGCTCCTCGACAGGAAACCACAGGACATATGTTACTTGGATGAGCAGCTGGACTCACGCATTCGTGACATCCTGCATTTGGCAAATGCGTCGCACTATGCTACACTTTTTGCGAGCAAGAATGTTGACTGGGAGCACTTTGTCCAGTTGGAGTGGAAAGACTTCAGGAGTTTGGGAATTAACTCTGACACTGTTATACAGATGCTGTTGTCCACAAAGGATCACTATCTTGATGAAAACCCAGCTGCAAAACCAAGTGCACCTTCTCCAGAACAATCGCCACTTGATGAAAAAGCTGCTGCTGATGCCTGTTCTTCAACATTGCAAGTGTGTGCCCTAAGGCTTTGGTGTAGCTCAGAGTGTGTAATTTGCTTTGAGGTGACAAGGCTGCTCATATTTGTGCCATGTGGCCACGTGTGCTGTTGCGAACAGTGCAGTGTGGGGGTGAACCAGTGTCCTTTGTGCAGAGCGGACGTCGAGGGCAAATTGTCAGCTGCATAA